TTTAGATAGAGGCGCGCCGCAATGAGCGCAATCGCCGGCTTGTGGCACCGCGATGGTGCGCCGGGAGCCAAGGCGCGACTAGGAAATGTGCTGGCCGCGCTCCGTCACTACGGTCCTGATGTACGCACACTGTGGGGGGACGGTGCTGTTGCGGTTGGCTGCTGTCTTCGCAAGATCCTGCCGGAAGACGGTATGCAGGCACAGCCCATCTCGCCTGATGGAGGACGCACAAACGTTGTCGCGGACGTCCGGTTGGACAACCGCTCCGAGATTGCTGAACTCCTTCGTATTACCCCGAATGACGCTGCAGCGATGAGTGATGCGGCAATCCTGGCTCACGCAGTAGCGCATTGGGGAACCGATTGCTTCCGGTACATTGTTGGGGATTACAGCTTTGCTGCCTGGAATTCCCTGGACCAAAGCTGGCTACTCGCCCGCGATGTTGCAGGCGCTCTTCCTTTGTACTTCTATTCCAACGACAAGATCTTTGCATTCGCCTCTATGCCGATAGGACTCCTCGCATTGGCCGAGGTTCCGGCCGAAGTGAACGAGGAAGGCTTGTTACAGATGCTGGAGAGTGCTCCTCGCGCCTCGGCTGAAGTCACCGAGTGGAGCGCCTTTCAGCATATCCGCAGAGTTCCGGCCGGCCACTTTATTCGCATCGATAGCCGTGGTGAGAGGACTTTTGAACACTGGAGGCCGCCTGCTGAGCTCCGGCTGAAGCGTCCGGAGGATTACTACGAAGGGCTGCGAGAACACTTGAATCGTGCCGTCGCCTGCAGGTTGCGTGGAGTTGGAGATGCGGCATCCCACCTCAGTGGGGGATTGGACAGTTCTTCCGTAGCCGCCACCGCCGCTCAGTTGCAGGCACAACGCGGAGCCAGCGTCGTTGCGTATACGTCTATCCCTCAGCGGCACTGTTCCGTAGAACCCCATAACCGCTTCTCCGACGAAAGCGAGCACGCAGCAGCGACGGCAGCACTGTACCCAAACCTTCAGCACGTTCTGATAACAAGTGAAGGCCGATCCCCCTGGCATTCGTTGGACAGTCATTTTTTGCTGTATCAACAGCCCATGCTGAATCTCTGCAACAGCGCCTGGATTGCTGCGATTCATAACGATATTGCGCAGAGGAATATCAAAGTTCTCCTCACTGGAAGTATGGGAAACTTCACGATCAGCTACAGGGGACTTGAGATGCTGCCGGCGTTGATAGCAAGCGGGCAATGGTCCGAACTTTGGCAGTTGACGCGGGCGCTCCACCGGCGTGGTATGTCGAGGAAGTTTCTGTTGGCGAGTTCCTTCGCTCCCTGGATTCCCAAGGCTCTGCTCATGGCTGCAAAGCGAAGTCCTCCACCCCCTAATCTCTTGCATCCTGACCACAACGAAAAGCGGCGGCGGTTGCCGCCTGCATCTCCGTTCACCTTTACCGCAGACCATGTCCGTTGGAGAATGTTCCTCTTGCAGCGAACCGACCTGGCTGCAATTCGCAAAGGAACGCTGGCCGCCTGGGGAGTAGACGAACGTGATCCCACAACGGATCGCCGGCTGCTGGAATTTTGCATGAGCATTCCTGCGGCTGAATGGATGCGAGACGGTTTGCCGTCTGCGGTGCTTCGGAATGGACTCGCCGATCGTTTACCGGAAAAAGTTCGCTACGAAACACGGAAAGGCATACAGGCGACAGACTGGCACATCGAAGCGGCCAAGGCTTTGCCTCAACTGCAGGAAGAAATGCGGAAGCTGGAGAAGTCCCCATCCGTAAACGGCATGATCGATATCCCGCGCCTGCGCTCCATGATGGAGGACTGGCCGAAGGATAACGACTTCGAGAAGATTAGTAGCTACCGATACACATTTCTTCGGGCGCTTTCAGTCGGTAGATTTCTCCGTGATGCGGAGAGCTGCAAGACCGCGATCAACGTGATTGCGAGCCAGGAGCCTGCGATTCCATAAAACGGGATACGTCGCTACACTCCTAAGAGCACGGCCGAAGTATCTGTATTTTCAACGGGATGGTGGCCAGGGACGGGATCGAACCGCCGACGGCTGGGCCTTGTTCATGGCCGCGTGCAAACATACGGCGCTACGCGCCTGAGAGCGCGGCCGAAACTACTGTGTTTTCATCGGGATGGTGGCCAGGGACGGGATCGAACCGCCGACGGCTGGGCCTTGTTCATGGCCGCGTGCAAACATACGGCGCTACGCGCCTGAGAGCGCGGCCGAAATTACTGTGTTTTCATCGGGATGGTGGCCAGGGACGGGATCGAACCGCCGACGGCTGGGCCTTGTTCATGGCCGCGTGCAAACATACGGCGCTACGCGCCTGAGAGCGCGGCCGAAACTACTGTGTTTTCATCGGGATGGTGGCCAGGGACGGGATCGAACCGCCGACGGCTGGGCCTTGTTCATGGCCGCGTGCAAACATACGGCGCTACGCGCCTGGGAGCGCGGCCGAAACTACTGTGTTTTCATCGGGATGGTGGCCAGGGACGGGATCGAACCGCCGACGGCTGGGCCTTGTTCATGGCCGCGTGCAAACATACAGCGCTACGCGCCTGAGAGCGCGGCCGAAACTACTGTGTTTTCATCGGGATGGTGGCCAGGGACGGGATCGAACCGCCGACGCCGGCCTTTTCAGGGCCGCGCTCTACCACTGAGCTACCTGGCCCTTCGTGGAGTGTCCTTAGTATAGCAATCCAAAGGCGGATGGGACAAACCACGGTGCGGTATGCTGGGCCTGTTTCCACGAAAGGATTTTCCCTCTGATGAGATGCACACGAGTACTCGCGGCCCTCGCATGCCTTGCGATCACCGCCGCCGCGCAGACCGCGACCCAGACCCCTGGTGAATTGAAGGCAGGCCGCGCCCTGGCCTCTGCCGTGAAACAAGGTCCCCTCTCTGCCCACGCCTTCCTGGCCAAAATGCCCAAGGGCAGCGACCTGCATGTCCACCTCGTCGGCGCCGTCTATGCCGAGACCTTTATCAAGAACGCCGTCGAAGATCACCTCTGCATCGACCTGAAGACCAAGGCCCTAGCCAAGAACCCCGGCACCTGCTCCGATGGCCAGGTTCCTGCCGAGACCGCACTCAAAGACCAGACGCTCTACGACAACCTGGTCAATGCCTTCTCCATGCGCTCGTTCGTACCTTCCGCCGGCTATAGCGGCCACGACCAGTTCTTCGCTACCTTCGGCCGCTTCGGAGGTCTCGACCGCAAACACGTTGGTGAATGGCTGGACGAGGTCGCCTCCCGCGCGGCCTCGCAGAACGAGCAATATCTCGAGATCATGCATACGCCCGACTTCAGCACCAGCGCTGCCCTGGGCTACAAGCTCGGCTGGAGCGACGACCTCGAAGACCTGCGCCAGAAGCTGCTCGACGGCGCCGTGCGCGACAACGTCAAGCGCGACATCGCGGAGATCGACAGCATCGAGGCGCGCCGCAACGAGATCGAACACTGCGGCACACCTTCCGCCACGCCCGCCTGCGGCATGACGGTGCGCTTCATCTTCCAGGTGCTGCGCGCCTTCCCTCCACAGCAGGTCTACGCGCAGACCTTGCTCGGCTTTGAGCTCGCGTCCGCAGACCGCCGTGTCGTCGGCATCAACTTCGTGCAGCCCGAAGACTCCTACATGTCGATGAGCGAGTACGACCGGCAGATGAAGTTCCTGCGGTTCCTCAAGACGAAGTACCCCAAAGTCCACCTCTCGCTGCACGCCGGAGAGCTTGCCCCCGGCATCGTCCCGCCCGACGGCCTGAAGTTCCATATCCGCGAAGCCGTCGAGGTCGCCGGAGCCGAACGCATCGGCCACGGTGTCGACGTGATGTACGAGACCGATCCCCACGCCTTGCTGAAGGAGATGGCCGCAAAGCACGTGATGGTCGAGATCAATCTCACCAGCAACGACGGCATTCTCGGCATCACCGGCAACCATCATCCCCTGGCCAACTACCGCGCAGCCAAGGTTCCGGTCTCGCTTTCGACAGACGATGAAGGCGTGTCGCGTAGCGATCTCACCACCGAGTACACACGCGCCGCCATGGAGCAGAGCCTCACCTACGCTGACCTGAAGAACATGGCGCGCACCGGGATCGAACACATATTCCTGCCCGGCGATGACCTATGGTCCGCCCCCGATGCCTGGGGCAAGCCGGTTGCCGTCTGCGCCGCACAGCCGTTGGGTGCCGACAAACCAACCGCAAAGTGCGCAGAGTTCCTGAAGTCCAGTGAGAAGGCTACGCAGCAGTGGGAGCTGGAACGTCGCTTCCGCGCCTTCGAGGCAGGTGTGCAATGAAGTTCACACTCATCGCAATCGGCGAGATGCTGCTGCTCTTCGCAGCGGCACTCGTCGGCTTCGTGATGCATCCCTTCAACGTGGAGAAGGTTCTCCACACCGAAAACGGTGTCGTGCGTGCGATGGTCTATGACTGGATCATCGCCGCCGCCATTGCCTGGTTCGTTCTTTTGGTCATCGAGTTCGGCATCCGCCGGAACCGCGACGCCTGGCTCCGGCCGACCCTTTGCTTTGTCGCCGTGGTCACACTCGGCCTGATCTCCCATCTTGGCCTAAAATCCACGGAAGTCAGCCTCTACCGCTTCTAAGCTCTGCCCTGTAAAAGACATAGCGGCAAATAAGTGCTTCTCCGGCTGTCAACCCGGCCCGGATTTCCTCGTCACACACCAAAGTAATGTGCCTTTTTTCCGCAGGAATGGCACGAAATATGCATTGCTTTCCTTGGTTCGGTGCGGTGAAGTTGTTATGTAAGGGGTCCGAACAATTCACGGGCCAAAAGCAGGACGGCACGAAGAGCCTGCAGATTCTGGGACCCCCGAAGTGCGAGGTTTTATCTGGCATGACTCTGCAGGATGTTGCCGCTGAAGCGTTGAGAAATAGTCGTGTTGCCTACTTTTCCATGGAGATCGCCCTGGAAGTAGGGTTGCCCACTTACTCGGGCGGTTTGGGTGTTCTGGCGGGGGATACGTTACGTTCCGCCGCGGACATGGGCGTTCCAATGGTTGCGGTGACCCTGGCTCACCGCAAGGGTTACTTCCGTCAGATGCTCGATAGCAGCGGACGGCAGACCGAGGCTCCGATGCCGTGGTCGCCTGAAGGTCGTCTGCCCTCAGCCGGCGCGATTGCCGCCATCACCGTCCAGAACCGTGAGCTTCTGGTTCGCGCGTGGCGTTACGACATCGTTGGTGTAACCGGACATGTGATTCCGGTACTGCTGCTCGATACCGACGTCGAGCCGAATGACTCGTGGGACCGCACCTTTACCGACACCCTTTACGGTGGAGACCACTACTATCGCCTCTGCCAGGAAGCTGTACTCGGCCTGGGTGGCATCGCTCTGCTGCACGCTCTCGGCGTTCAGCCAGAGGTCTTCCATATGAACGAGGGCCACGCGGCCCTGTTGACGACTGCTCTGCTGGAAGCGCGGCTGAACGGGCGTCCGTTGAATACGGCTACCGATGAAGATGTTGAGGCCATCAAGCAGCAGTGCGTCTTTACGACACACACGCCCGTACCCGCGGGTCACGACCGCTTTGGCTACGACCAGATGCTCGCCATCCTTGGTCAGGAGCGCACCGGCATCTACAACCGTTTCGGTGGCATCCACGACGGGTTGCTGAACATGACGTACGTTGCTCTTCGCTTCTCCCGTTACGTAAACGGTGTCGCAATGCAGCACGGTAAGGTCTCACAGCAGATGTTTCCGGATACGCCGATCCACTACATCACCAACGGCGTACATGCGGGCACCTGGGTCTCGCCGGCCATGGCTGACCTCTTCGACCGCAAGCTGGATGGTTGGCGCGCGGACAACTACGCGCTGCGCGGTATCTACGGAGTCGAGCCACAGGAGATCGCAGCCGCGCACGCCTTAAACAAGCAGCGGCTGATCGAGACCGTCAAAGAACGCACGGGTGTCATCCTGCGTGAAGATGTGTTGACCCTGGGTTTTGCCCGCCGTGCCGCCACCTACAAGCGCGCGACCCTTCTCTTCGAAGACACGCAGCGTCTGCTCCATATCGCGGAGGCAATCGGCGGCCTGCAGGTCGTCTACGCCGGCAAAGCACACCCCGCGGATGCTCCCGGCAAAGCGCTGATTCACGAAGTCATCAGCGCGGCCCAAGGCCTGAAGCAGAGCCCCATCCACGTCGTCTATCTCGAAAACTACGACATGAACCTGGGCGCACTGCTTACCGCAGGCGTGGACATCTGGCTGAATACACCGCGGCGTCCCTACGAGGCCAGCGGCACCAGCGGCATGAAGGCCACGCTGAACGGCGTACCCAATCTCAGCATTCTGGACGGATGGTGGATCGAGGGCTGCGCCGAAGGCTCGACCGGATGGGCGATCGAAGACGGCGTAAACGATGAAGAAGAAGCGGTCTCGCTCTACGAAAAGCTGGAGAAGGCTGTAGGTCCCGCCTATCTCGACAAGCAGAAGTGGGCAAAGATCATGCAGCACGCCATCGGCATCAACGGCGCGTTCTTCAACACGCAGCGTATGGTCGACCAGTACATCTGCCGGTCTTACCGCCTCGATCGCTCTACCCTGCAACCAACCGCTCTTGTTGCTCCGGTCGGCGAAGATACGCTGGTAATCCCGACCTCGGTCTAAAGCATTTTCCCTGTTGCTGGGTAGCCCGGCAACGCACACAGCGGCGTTTTCATTGGGGAAAACGCCCATAGATGCGGAAGCCCTACTCTACACCTACAGGGAAGATGCTCTAAGCGAAGAAGACGAAAAAGAGCCTGCAGCGGGATGCGAAACCGCTGCAGGCTGCGAGTGTTTCGAGGGTCCTCAGTTACTCCTGAGGAGCTTGGTCAGGTAGTCCAGCGCCTTTGGATCCTTCGACTGGCCGAGCCAGAAGATCGCCTGTTTGCGTACATCAGGATCCTTGTTGCTCTCTGCTACCTGGATCAGTTGAGCAGCTGCCTCTCCTTCCGGCAGCCGCGAGATCGCGAAGACCGCGGACCGTCGAATGCTTCGGTCGGGATCATTCTGAACAATTTGACGAAGCTCCCCGGCGGCTCGTTTGCCGGCTTTCTGGGCCATCCAGAACTGGGCCTCTTTGCGGACGTGAGGCGAAGCGTCGTTCTTTGCCATCCAGATCAATTCATCGATGGCCGCGGGATTTTCTTTACCGAGTGTTAGATCAAAGGCGAGCTTGCCACGCAGATGCTCGTCCTGCTCGGTACGCGTAAGTTGCAGCAGCGCTTTGGTGCCATCCTGTCCGCGATGCGCACCCAACCAGAAGGCGGCCTTTTCGCGTACAAACGAATCGCCAGTGGTTGCCATAGAGATTAGAGTGCTGGTCGCAGCCGGCGACTCATGCTGAGCAATGATCATCACCGAGGCATCGCGTACCTTGCGTTCCTGTGAAGCGTTGTTGGCCAGCGATACGAACTCGCGAATGCTCTCATCCTGAGAGACGCCTTCAAGCCACACAAACTTCACACCGCCCGTATCCAGCTTGCGGTTGGGAGTCGCCATCCGGAGCTTCGTGACCGCGCCCTTCTCCATGCGCAACAGAACATTCACATGGTCAAACTGCTGCCGGTCACTATCCCAGTTGCCTCCGTCCCGGGAACCTTCCAGATAGAGGGTCTCTCCATCGTTATCCGAAAAGTGTCCGAGTACGGGGATGGAATAACCCACCCACGCGATGCCATCTTTCGCCGCAGCGCTCAGCTCCGCGGGCAGACCATGAGCGGCATGCGCGTCGACCTGCACGCCTGTGACGACCGGTTGCTGTGCCGCGAGCGGTGCAACCAGCCCAAGTGAAACGACGAGGATGCGGAAGGCGATTCTCATGGCCTTTGTCTCCTGATACGAGAGTTTTCGTAAAAAGTTCTTAGGGTACGGGAAAAATCCGGAAAATCGATCCAATTCACTGGATGATGGATGGGATAACCGCCTGTATCGTCCATTTCCGGACAGACGACACAGGCAGGTTAGTGATTAGCGCAATAGCTCGAGCATGTAGTCCTGTGCGACCTTGTCGTTCATCAGAGCAAGCTGTGAGACGATCTGCCGCTTCAGGTCAAGATCCTTCTCGCCCCGGGCAAGTTCCACCAGCTTCTGTGCATCTCCGGAGATGAACATTGCGGAGACGGCAGCCCGCTTTGTCTTCGGATCGCTGGATTGGCGATACACATCTGCCAGCGTATCGTTTGCCTTCTTGCCCTGGGTGATGGCGAGCGTCTGCATCGCCTGCCGCTGCAACTCGGGATCCTGCTTTCCAAGCGCGATCTCTCGCAACAGGGTCTGGCACTCCGGCGATTTATTCTGGCCCAGAACGAACAGCGCCTGCCGCTTCACCGACTCTGGTTGATTTCCCCGAAGGAGGTCGCGAATCACCGGGATCGCTCGATTCGCATCCTGATTCATCAGCGAGTTCAGCGCGAGGATCTTCAGATCGGCATCGGGATCTCCCGTACTTCTGCGATCGCGCTTATAGACATACGCTCCCTCCCCTGCCGGAACCGGCGGCATTGGGGGAACCGGGGGAACGATCGCAATGGTGTTCTCGTCATCACTGCTGGACGATGAGGATGAAGATGAGGAGCTGGACATGGACGTGCTCGTCTTGCCGTTCTTGACCACCACACGCACATGTCCGCTGCTGATACCCAAGGCAGCACAATCCTTGTTCCACGTGGACTTCGGATACTCGCCCCGCAGTGCACTGCAAGTCGCTGCCGAATCATCGCGCCGGCCCAGCTTGTTGAGGGCATAGGCCTTCCAGTAAAACGCCGCGTCGGCCTTCGATCCCTTAGCGGCAATGACCTTGTCGAAAGACGCGATCGAGTCTTGCCAGCGCTGTTCATTCATCGCCTTGGTTCCGGCAGTGTAGTCGTCTTCCCCGGCAGGGGCGCCGGGCTCGGTGATAAGGATCGCGGGCTGTAGGGGACCAGCAGCAAGCGCAACGTGCGCGCAACCAGCGGATGCCAGACCTGCAAGTAAAATCCAGTGCTTCATAAGTACATCTCCTTTGTGACCAAAACTCGTTTTCTACTACTGCCTGCCGTCTACCTCGAAGAGCTGTGCTCATCGTTCTGGCGCAGCACACGCAGGTCCAGCAAAAGTCCGTCGGTATTCATCTCCAGCCGCAACTGCCAGGTGCTCTTTGGCGTCTCCGGCGCGTGATCCAGACCGATGAGGACACGTCCGAGGTTGTCAAGCACCACTGCCTCGGCGAGATCGCCGCGGTCCCGCGCTGTCTGCGTATAGACAGCGTTCTTCAGCAGCAGATCGTGTGCCTGGGCGCGTGTCGCCTCGTCCAGCGGGCCCTCTTCATGATTCACCGTGGTCAGCAGACGCTCGGCGGAGTCAAGATGCGCGGAGATCTGCGGATCGTCAGACGGAACGTCCGTCAACGGACCATGGCCGTTGATGGGGTGCGCCTGTTGATGCCGGCCGACAAGACTCTTCAACACATCGGTGACCGAGGCACGCTGAGTCGTAGTCTCCTGTCCTCCGGCTGGCTGCTCCGCATGGCGAATGCGCAGACCGAGCACGATCATCACCACCACTGCGGCGGTAAGAGCACCGGCGGCAGGCCACACCCAGAGGGAGAACCACCGCTTCTTCTTCGGCGCAGCCTCCAGCACAGCCAGGTTACCGCGCAACCGCTGCCAGCTCAGGTCCATATCGACCGGCGTGCGCATCGGCACCGGCTCGGCCGAGAAGACACGTAGCGTCTGTGCAACAGATTCGGCCAGCGTGGCGCACTCCTCGCACTGCTCGAGATGCTCGCCGATCGAACGGGCCTCAGAGCTTTCGCCCATCTGGTACGCAATCAGATCTTCTTCGCTGTAGTGCTTCATCGCATACCTCCTGCGACGGGTTCCAAGGCACGCCGAAGCTTGGCGACGGCGCGAAAGACAGCCTGCTTGGCTGAGTTGACGGGGACACCGAGCGCCTCGGCGATCTCCGCCATACCAACCTCTTCCATATGGCGCAGCGTGAAAGCAGTGCGCTCCATCGGGGTAAGAGATGCCATGGCGGCATGCCGCAGCGTAGCCGTCTCCATGTCCAGCAGAACGCGCTCCGGACCGGCGCGGTGGCTGGCAACCTGCACGGTGCCCTCAGCTACCTCGTCGGAGACACGCGGCGCATAGACCGAAAGGTCCCGATTTCTGCGCTCTACCAGGTTCATGGCCGTATTCATCGCTATCCTCGTCACCCAGGTTCCAAAGGCAGCATCCTGCCGGAACTCCGGAAGTTTGTTGTAGGCGCGCAGAAAACTCTCCTGCGCCGCCTCTTCCGCATCGGCTTCGTTGCCGGTAATGCGGAATGAGATCCGGAAGACGGCAGCGTAGTGGCGGTCCATCAGAACGCGGTACGCGTCCCGGTCGCCGGCAACTACCCGCCGGATCGCCTCTTTTTCTGCCTTCTCCATTTCGCCTCCTTAGACAGGGGGATGGGGGTGCGGTTAGGTACGGTTTGAAAATTTTCTATCCAACCAGCGCGTAGAGTCTTCTTATGCCGCAACCACCCTACAGCACCGAACGCCTGAGCTTCTTCCGTTCCCAGCAACTCGATGAGCACGAAAAGCGAACCATGGATCACATCGAGGAGTTTGGATGGGAGGTCGTCATCATCGACCCGGATCACGCAAGCCGGGGATGGGCTTTCACGGTCGGTTTGCATGATACCGCCGGTAAGCCGGAGTTGATTCTCATTGGACTGAATCGGAAGACATCGCAGTGGCTTCTGAATGACGCCGCGGAAAGAATGAAGGCGGGCACCGATCTGACACGGGGGAAGCACGAGGGCCTGCTGGAAGGCGTTGACGTGATCTTCCGTCCAGTCGACCGTAAGTGGCTGCGACAGGTCATGGGTTGGGCCACCTGGTACAACAACGGCGATAAGTTTCCCGTATTGCAGGCTATCTTCCCGGACAAGCAGAACCGGTTTCCCGGAGAAGAAGGTTTCGACACCCGCTACACACAACCGCTTCTCCAGCCGAATGCACCCATGACAACTGTGGAAGAAGCCTTCTGGGCAGCATCCGATCCGAAGAGCAGCCTCTTTGACTGGAAGTTTCCTGACCCTCCGCACACAATGGTCTTTCTCTCGAAGACCGTCCAGGCGGGAGAAGAAGTCGTCACCTATGTCTCCCATGATGCTTCCGATGGAGCATGGCAATTTCTCGGCGATAGCATGATGGACGGCGGTGGCCCGGTGGTCTCCTGCTTCCACCATCCCATCGACCGTGACCCATCATTGAAGGAGCTGGCTGACTTACCACTGGGCTGGTATGCGTTTCGCGATACTCCGACGGCGGCTTGGCAGCGATTCGAACACGGTCCAGAGGAAGGCGATGACTAAATCTGCACACATTCATGTGTGTGCACAGAAATCTGAGCTATAGTCCATCCACCGGCACCCTTCGATCGGTGCTTCTCATGCGACGCGCTGCGCTGCTCTTCCCCGCTCTTCT
This genomic window from Terriglobus albidus contains:
- a CDS encoding asparagine synthetase B family protein; the encoded protein is MSAIAGLWHRDGAPGAKARLGNVLAALRHYGPDVRTLWGDGAVAVGCCLRKILPEDGMQAQPISPDGGRTNVVADVRLDNRSEIAELLRITPNDAAAMSDAAILAHAVAHWGTDCFRYIVGDYSFAAWNSLDQSWLLARDVAGALPLYFYSNDKIFAFASMPIGLLALAEVPAEVNEEGLLQMLESAPRASAEVTEWSAFQHIRRVPAGHFIRIDSRGERTFEHWRPPAELRLKRPEDYYEGLREHLNRAVACRLRGVGDAASHLSGGLDSSSVAATAAQLQAQRGASVVAYTSIPQRHCSVEPHNRFSDESEHAAATAALYPNLQHVLITSEGRSPWHSLDSHFLLYQQPMLNLCNSAWIAAIHNDIAQRNIKVLLTGSMGNFTISYRGLEMLPALIASGQWSELWQLTRALHRRGMSRKFLLASSFAPWIPKALLMAAKRSPPPPNLLHPDHNEKRRRLPPASPFTFTADHVRWRMFLLQRTDLAAIRKGTLAAWGVDERDPTTDRRLLEFCMSIPAAEWMRDGLPSAVLRNGLADRLPEKVRYETRKGIQATDWHIEAAKALPQLQEEMRKLEKSPSVNGMIDIPRLRSMMEDWPKDNDFEKISSYRYTFLRALSVGRFLRDAESCKTAINVIASQEPAIP
- a CDS encoding adenosine deaminase family protein; the protein is MRCTRVLAALACLAITAAAQTATQTPGELKAGRALASAVKQGPLSAHAFLAKMPKGSDLHVHLVGAVYAETFIKNAVEDHLCIDLKTKALAKNPGTCSDGQVPAETALKDQTLYDNLVNAFSMRSFVPSAGYSGHDQFFATFGRFGGLDRKHVGEWLDEVASRAASQNEQYLEIMHTPDFSTSAALGYKLGWSDDLEDLRQKLLDGAVRDNVKRDIAEIDSIEARRNEIEHCGTPSATPACGMTVRFIFQVLRAFPPQQVYAQTLLGFELASADRRVVGINFVQPEDSYMSMSEYDRQMKFLRFLKTKYPKVHLSLHAGELAPGIVPPDGLKFHIREAVEVAGAERIGHGVDVMYETDPHALLKEMAAKHVMVEINLTSNDGILGITGNHHPLANYRAAKVPVSLSTDDEGVSRSDLTTEYTRAAMEQSLTYADLKNMARTGIEHIFLPGDDLWSAPDAWGKPVAVCAAQPLGADKPTAKCAEFLKSSEKATQQWELERRFRAFEAGVQ
- the glgP gene encoding alpha-glucan family phosphorylase, whose translation is MTLQDVAAEALRNSRVAYFSMEIALEVGLPTYSGGLGVLAGDTLRSAADMGVPMVAVTLAHRKGYFRQMLDSSGRQTEAPMPWSPEGRLPSAGAIAAITVQNRELLVRAWRYDIVGVTGHVIPVLLLDTDVEPNDSWDRTFTDTLYGGDHYYRLCQEAVLGLGGIALLHALGVQPEVFHMNEGHAALLTTALLEARLNGRPLNTATDEDVEAIKQQCVFTTHTPVPAGHDRFGYDQMLAILGQERTGIYNRFGGIHDGLLNMTYVALRFSRYVNGVAMQHGKVSQQMFPDTPIHYITNGVHAGTWVSPAMADLFDRKLDGWRADNYALRGIYGVEPQEIAAAHALNKQRLIETVKERTGVILREDVLTLGFARRAATYKRATLLFEDTQRLLHIAEAIGGLQVVYAGKAHPADAPGKALIHEVISAAQGLKQSPIHVVYLENYDMNLGALLTAGVDIWLNTPRRPYEASGTSGMKATLNGVPNLSILDGWWIEGCAEGSTGWAIEDGVNDEEEAVSLYEKLEKAVGPAYLDKQKWAKIMQHAIGINGAFFNTQRMVDQYICRSYRLDRSTLQPTALVAPVGEDTLVIPTSV
- a CDS encoding HEAT repeat domain-containing protein: MRIAFRILVVSLGLVAPLAAQQPVVTGVQVDAHAAHGLPAELSAAAKDGIAWVGYSIPVLGHFSDNDGETLYLEGSRDGGNWDSDRQQFDHVNVLLRMEKGAVTKLRMATPNRKLDTGGVKFVWLEGVSQDESIREFVSLANNASQERKVRDASVMIIAQHESPAATSTLISMATTGDSFVREKAAFWLGAHRGQDGTKALLQLTRTEQDEHLRGKLAFDLTLGKENPAAIDELIWMAKNDASPHVRKEAQFWMAQKAGKRAAGELRQIVQNDPDRSIRRSAVFAISRLPEGEAAAQLIQVAESNKDPDVRKQAIFWLGQSKDPKALDYLTKLLRSN
- a CDS encoding HEAT repeat domain-containing protein encodes the protein MKHWILLAGLASAGCAHVALAAGPLQPAILITEPGAPAGEDDYTAGTKAMNEQRWQDSIASFDKVIAAKGSKADAAFYWKAYALNKLGRRDDSAATCSALRGEYPKSTWNKDCAALGISSGHVRVVVKNGKTSTSMSSSSSSSSSSSSDDENTIAIVPPVPPMPPVPAGEGAYVYKRDRRSTGDPDADLKILALNSLMNQDANRAIPVIRDLLRGNQPESVKRQALFVLGQNKSPECQTLLREIALGKQDPELQRQAMQTLAITQGKKANDTLADVYRQSSDPKTKRAAVSAMFISGDAQKLVELARGEKDLDLKRQIVSQLALMNDKVAQDYMLELLR
- a CDS encoding RNA polymerase sigma factor, which gives rise to MEKAEKEAIRRVVAGDRDAYRVLMDRHYAAVFRISFRITGNEADAEEAAQESFLRAYNKLPEFRQDAAFGTWVTRIAMNTAMNLVERRNRDLSVYAPRVSDEVAEGTVQVASHRAGPERVLLDMETATLRHAAMASLTPMERTAFTLRHMEEVGMAEIAEALGVPVNSAKQAVFRAVAKLRRALEPVAGGMR
- a CDS encoding DUF4262 domain-containing protein, which produces MPQPPYSTERLSFFRSQQLDEHEKRTMDHIEEFGWEVVIIDPDHASRGWAFTVGLHDTAGKPELILIGLNRKTSQWLLNDAAERMKAGTDLTRGKHEGLLEGVDVIFRPVDRKWLRQVMGWATWYNNGDKFPVLQAIFPDKQNRFPGEEGFDTRYTQPLLQPNAPMTTVEEAFWAASDPKSSLFDWKFPDPPHTMVFLSKTVQAGEEVVTYVSHDASDGAWQFLGDSMMDGGGPVVSCFHHPIDRDPSLKELADLPLGWYAFRDTPTAAWQRFEHGPEEGDD